The Saprospiraceae bacterium genome includes a window with the following:
- a CDS encoding gliding motility-associated C-terminal domain-containing protein: MKLPIVLFIILLFQVNLYSNCECNNCSYLIPTFGIGTSTLTVSGATNGSLGQNNQRLRAVHLNLAHNAIRHIELRLIAPNGSQVVLIQRIDGNTTSQGNQWDICFMDCIEPSSPDPGFSAVFDNTEPWGTFSNFAGAYYPSVGCLSDLTGNINGTWTLEFEDYVPNLSGFLNSWSLEFEDNTGTDCFNNCSSNPPNSCQANGGEFTPFTLNACEGDASLNLNIAINFPGNTPDPNLYDYYYVITDVNGVVLNILPNSDLTSFPPGTYNVCGLSVLASDFSLIPPPNGTLTISNIATDIGNDLYCAELSLNCWQIVIAPNDNIPTPIVTGPLEVCPGVPVTYTIDNYDPNYLFRVVQGGFAFFAFDDEINITFLSGPATICIQALTDCGESIDYCLTIEVLDPNVDILINGPIDVCQDVDYDYTLSPVLPVGASWSVNVIGGTLVSQSGNDLSIEWSANGGNNRILATLVGGPCGNIGPVELVVNLSDYTLPTTLNSLSPLCIGTTGQSSITANAQITNYIWSGTGIAILSGQGTAGPLSYTMDQTGTAQICLEVETTCGIVGPLCETITVLDFPMPMIDLINPTCDLELTLTGIIGSGSSASWQIISGPNGANILTPNNSTTNVQVNQSGTYVFQLTENNGSCSGTTTNSVEVLETPIIGSISYDCQGNSDDYVATINISGGQPPYMVNGVMATGNTYTFLPVTSGSNILVSIIDENGCQSETNITQVCPCISNAGTMSTQTINNCISSGVSVIGIHNGNATLDNNDIGVYILHTGNGTTLGTIIEINTTGIFAFQAGITQGVTYFISYVVGNEIIGDIDLSDNCLSVSIGQPVIFYEDPTINITSPNSFCPPTGFLDAVIGGSFTSLVWSQISGPNNATILNPNSMLANVSFPQSGTYEFEILVTNGPCSASETIEVDIISLPQITNIFETCNGANEYTLTFDINAPTIVSNISINGVLNGNTFTSAPLDPSIIYNIIISLSNGCNVTFNVGPVDCDCVNRSGTMSNDILSACITTGDVVEATYNNDGALQLGDIGLYYLHDNPGSSLGFVYDFNTTGEFPFLTGMIPGVTYYISYVVGQDMGGLIDLNDSCLKVSFGQPVVFFSDPILNYLYEMDVCGLTSEFTAIINPSIENVVWKFVSGPDLAIIDDEGSATTNVNITSQGQYTFEIEVSNLACSIAEQFIVNFIELPKIDSIKTQCLQSTIFELTFVVDGDVSLINVNIQGTFDDNRFTSESLSSDSMYIVIVTDNNGCSATFNLGPVNCNCLSTQGTMSLDTLKICETSGSITIGFNNDAVIFPGDTSIFVIHEGSLDSLINPIFVTDTTSFDIPGNIVRNQIFYVSHVVSPILNGNIDFQSECLRVSQGQPLIIYSTPEFIFPADIEVCLDNIAVPIENANNGTFDIISNTTGSNIGISYIGDSLFINPLIATELIISYVENNGTCLIKDTLSVIFNSLPLVSNIAAECTGDTFLASFEISDGVGPYLVNGIAITGNMYESASVVSETILSFTISDVNGCASETFDITTNCSCPGNVGSLSPNTLISLCAGEHIDLSDVNLVGYVEDPAQNLYYVLHDGEENNLGNIIVLTTQNTINWVATIETSRTYFITAVLSSGTISEINLNDPCIEISQGIPVVWNSGPTVTINGISEICFNDDLIIEIKSAGPFPFSIQLTNNRGTTLSTIEITQSDQRISLPIVVGETMWSIANVLSNCVSNFSGTFISRVTEPQNVTIHTSAPVCSNPLFGSVIDLNTLLGSSNIVGVWLYQGSEVVNGIFNFDGFAPNNYSFTFDTRGLENPCEGDVYNTSIEVIECLCPKVILSDSLALCSTESSYSLSELGNITIAGNWTILNPNNNPKVPNVIENNLLFDNNVNGIYQLIYTITDQVPDECEKEFVVILGIEGAKSAGRLVQESSAFCENLNEIVDLSTLIEGASVDGTWFGVNGILENIQIQVNALNIGINSYVYRVPAGELCPADEIEVKINIVPSPEYIIDKESPKCPEENFGNISIQPINDPNLTLFLNGNQVSDISLSMLPPGRYIIEVFNIEGCSGGEEFIQILPAPIFYTDIGEDILVTINSTVELVLESDIPDSLLLSISWEDDNGFFNKSDKSVLYLVEGPTEIRVIITTINGCVYERLLKINTRLPNIVMPNIFNPNGQGANRTFGPVGLSGDINVKEFSIYDRWGNLVHSQQNKNISDIDLFWDGKFNGMELQPGVYVYSLTIAQLSGDIQILKGDLTLVK; this comes from the coding sequence ATGAAACTCCCAATTGTCTTATTTATAATATTGCTATTTCAGGTCAATTTATATTCTAATTGTGAGTGTAACAACTGTTCATATCTTATCCCAACTTTTGGAATTGGAACATCTACCTTAACAGTATCGGGAGCTACCAATGGCAGCTTGGGTCAAAACAATCAAAGATTAAGAGCAGTGCATTTAAATTTAGCACATAATGCAATAAGGCATATTGAACTTCGATTAATAGCTCCCAATGGTAGTCAAGTAGTACTCATCCAGAGAATAGATGGAAACACAACGTCTCAGGGAAATCAGTGGGATATTTGTTTTATGGATTGTATAGAGCCAAGTTCTCCTGACCCTGGTTTTTCAGCAGTTTTTGATAATACAGAGCCTTGGGGTACTTTTAGCAATTTTGCCGGAGCATATTATCCAAGTGTTGGCTGTTTAAGTGATTTAACAGGTAATATTAATGGGACATGGACTCTTGAATTCGAAGATTACGTACCAAATCTTAGTGGATTTCTTAACAGCTGGAGCTTAGAGTTTGAAGATAATACCGGGACAGATTGCTTTAATAATTGTTCATCTAATCCCCCCAATTCCTGCCAAGCTAATGGAGGCGAATTTACGCCCTTTACCCTCAATGCATGTGAAGGAGACGCTTCTTTAAACTTAAATATTGCAATCAATTTTCCAGGGAATACACCTGATCCAAATCTTTATGATTATTATTATGTCATTACAGATGTCAATGGTGTGGTATTAAACATCCTACCTAATTCAGATTTAACTAGCTTTCCACCCGGCACTTATAATGTCTGTGGGCTTTCAGTATTGGCTTCAGATTTTTCATTAATTCCTCCTCCCAACGGCACGTTGACAATTAGTAATATCGCTACCGACATAGGCAATGATTTGTACTGCGCTGAGTTATCACTCAATTGTTGGCAAATCGTTATAGCACCCAACGATAACATACCCACACCTATAGTTACCGGCCCTCTAGAAGTATGCCCGGGAGTACCAGTCACTTATACCATTGATAATTATGATCCCAACTACTTATTTCGTGTTGTTCAGGGAGGTTTTGCTTTTTTTGCATTTGATGATGAAATAAATATTACTTTTCTTTCAGGTCCAGCCACTATTTGTATTCAGGCACTTACTGACTGTGGCGAATCTATCGACTATTGTTTGACAATAGAAGTACTAGATCCAAATGTTGATATATTGATAAATGGCCCCATAGATGTATGTCAAGATGTGGATTATGATTACACATTAAGTCCTGTATTGCCTGTGGGAGCAAGTTGGTCTGTCAATGTAATTGGGGGCACTTTAGTAAGCCAATCCGGCAATGACTTATCTATAGAATGGTCAGCAAACGGTGGAAATAATCGTATTTTAGCCACACTCGTCGGAGGTCCATGCGGTAATATCGGTCCAGTGGAGTTAGTTGTGAATCTCTCTGACTATACTTTACCTACAACTCTAAACAGTTTATCACCATTATGTATAGGCACCACGGGTCAGAGTAGTATCACCGCCAATGCTCAAATCACTAATTATATATGGTCAGGAACAGGAATAGCTATCTTATCAGGTCAGGGAACAGCAGGCCCCTTATCATATACAATGGATCAAACAGGTACTGCACAAATATGCCTGGAGGTAGAAACGACCTGTGGCATTGTAGGTCCACTGTGTGAAACTATCACTGTTTTGGATTTCCCTATGCCTATGATAGACCTTATCAATCCAACTTGCGACCTTGAACTTACACTCACAGGGATCATAGGTTCCGGATCAAGTGCAAGCTGGCAAATCATCAGTGGCCCCAATGGCGCCAATATACTCACACCCAATAACAGCACCACAAATGTACAGGTGAATCAAAGTGGAACTTATGTCTTTCAATTGACTGAAAATAACGGGTCATGTTCGGGAACAACAACCAATTCTGTAGAAGTATTAGAAACCCCAATCATAGGTAGCATCAGCTATGATTGTCAAGGCAATTCTGATGATTATGTTGCCACTATCAACATCTCAGGTGGTCAACCACCATACATGGTCAATGGAGTTATGGCCACGGGAAATACATATACATTTTTACCCGTGACAAGTGGGAGTAATATTTTAGTCTCTATTATTGATGAAAATGGATGCCAAAGTGAGACAAATATCACCCAGGTATGTCCATGTATTTCCAATGCAGGTACGATGTCCACACAAACTATCAATAACTGCATTTCGTCAGGCGTTTCTGTGATAGGCATCCATAACGGTAATGCCACTTTAGACAATAATGATATCGGAGTTTATATTTTGCATACTGGAAATGGAACGACCTTAGGGACAATTATAGAGATTAATACAACCGGTATTTTTGCTTTTCAGGCTGGAATAACGCAGGGGGTCACTTATTTTATATCTTATGTGGTAGGCAATGAAATCATAGGTGACATAGACTTGAGCGATAATTGCTTGTCTGTATCGATAGGCCAACCTGTGATATTTTATGAAGACCCAACAATTAACATCACATCACCCAATTCATTTTGTCCGCCGACAGGATTTTTGGATGCTGTGATTGGTGGGAGTTTCACTTCGTTAGTTTGGTCTCAAATATCAGGCCCAAACAATGCGACTATATTGAATCCTAATAGTATGTTGGCTAATGTGAGCTTCCCGCAATCAGGCACCTACGAATTCGAAATACTAGTAACAAATGGTCCATGTTCTGCATCAGAGACTATAGAAGTAGATATAATTTCCTTACCCCAAATAACAAATATTTTTGAAACGTGCAATGGAGCTAACGAATACACCTTAACCTTTGATATAAACGCTCCAACAATAGTGTCTAATATCAGTATCAACGGAGTATTGAATGGTAACACTTTCACGTCTGCCCCTTTAGATCCTTCAATAATTTATAATATCATCATATCTCTGTCCAATGGGTGTAATGTAACTTTTAACGTGGGACCTGTAGATTGTGATTGTGTTAATCGAAGTGGCACAATGAGTAACGATATATTATCAGCCTGTATCACTACCGGAGATGTTGTAGAAGCAACCTACAATAACGATGGAGCACTTCAATTGGGTGACATAGGCTTGTATTACCTTCATGACAATCCGGGATCATCATTAGGTTTTGTATATGACTTCAATACAACAGGGGAGTTCCCATTTCTGACAGGAATGATTCCGGGCGTAACGTATTACATCTCTTATGTAGTCGGTCAAGACATGGGAGGATTAATAGACTTGAATGATTCGTGTCTGAAAGTTTCTTTTGGTCAGCCGGTTGTATTTTTTAGTGATCCCATTTTGAATTATCTTTATGAAATGGATGTATGTGGTCTCACTTCAGAATTCACTGCCATCATAAACCCCTCAATAGAAAATGTAGTATGGAAATTTGTTTCAGGTCCTGACTTAGCCATTATCGATGATGAAGGAAGTGCAACAACAAATGTCAACATAACATCTCAGGGGCAATACACCTTCGAGATTGAGGTAAGTAATTTAGCGTGTTCTATTGCTGAGCAGTTTATCGTTAATTTCATTGAATTGCCCAAAATTGATAGTATTAAAACGCAATGTTTACAATCAACAATTTTCGAACTAACTTTTGTAGTGGACGGTGATGTATCTTTAATTAATGTGAATATACAGGGAACATTTGACGACAACAGATTTACATCAGAAAGTCTTTCATCTGACAGCATGTATATTGTCATTGTAACGGATAATAATGGTTGTTCCGCCACATTTAATTTAGGTCCTGTCAACTGTAATTGTCTATCCACACAAGGAACAATGAGTTTGGATACATTAAAAATTTGCGAAACTTCAGGTTCAATCACGATAGGATTTAATAATGATGCAGTAATATTCCCGGGCGATACATCCATATTTGTCATCCATGAAGGTAGCCTCGATAGTTTAATTAATCCGATTTTTGTAACAGATACTACAAGTTTTGACATACCGGGCAACATAGTTCGAAATCAAATTTTTTATGTCTCCCATGTGGTGAGCCCTATTTTAAATGGCAATATAGATTTCCAAAGCGAATGTCTGAGAGTATCTCAAGGTCAGCCATTAATTATCTATTCCACACCAGAATTCATTTTTCCCGCAGATATTGAAGTTTGTTTGGACAATATAGCAGTTCCTATTGAAAATGCCAATAATGGTACTTTTGACATCATATCGAATACTACAGGAAGTAATATAGGTATTTCATATATAGGAGATAGTTTATTTATAAATCCATTAATAGCTACGGAGTTGATCATTTCTTACGTAGAAAATAATGGTACTTGTTTAATAAAAGATACCTTATCGGTAATTTTCAACAGCTTGCCTTTGGTTTCAAATATTGCTGCTGAGTGTACAGGTGATACTTTTTTAGCGTCGTTTGAAATATCAGATGGAGTAGGTCCTTATTTAGTCAATGGCATCGCAATAACAGGCAACATGTACGAAAGTGCATCGGTAGTCTCCGAAACAATTCTTTCATTCACCATCTCTGATGTAAATGGGTGTGCTTCAGAGACTTTTGATATCACCACCAATTGTAGCTGCCCGGGAAATGTAGGTTCTCTGAGTCCCAATACACTTATTTCACTATGTGCAGGAGAGCATATTGATCTGTCGGATGTAAATCTTGTGGGTTATGTAGAAGATCCGGCTCAAAATCTTTATTATGTACTGCATGATGGGGAGGAAAATAATTTGGGTAATATCATTGTATTGACAACCCAAAATACAATCAATTGGGTGGCAACAATAGAGACAAGCAGAACCTATTTTATCACAGCAGTATTGAGTTCGGGGACAATTAGTGAAATAAACTTAAATGACCCTTGTATAGAAATATCTCAAGGCATCCCGGTAGTTTGGAATAGTGGTCCCACAGTAACCATAAATGGAATAAGTGAAATATGTTTCAATGATGACTTGATTATTGAAATAAAAAGTGCTGGTCCTTTTCCGTTTTCTATCCAATTGACCAATAATAGAGGAACGACATTAAGCACTATTGAAATTACACAATCTGACCAAAGAATTTCGTTACCCATAGTGGTAGGTGAGACGATGTGGTCTATTGCGAATGTACTCAGTAATTGTGTTTCAAATTTTTCCGGTACATTTATAAGTCGTGTGACGGAGCCACAAAATGTAACCATCCATACAAGCGCACCCGTTTGTAGTAATCCACTTTTTGGATCTGTAATCGATCTGAATACTCTTTTAGGAAGTTCAAACATTGTAGGGGTGTGGCTTTATCAAGGAAGTGAAGTCGTCAATGGGATATTTAACTTTGATGGTTTTGCACCGAATAATTACTCATTTACTTTTGATACCCGTGGGTTGGAAAACCCATGTGAAGGTGATGTTTACAATACAAGTATAGAAGTCATAGAGTGTCTTTGTCCAAAGGTGATACTGTCAGATAGTTTGGCTTTGTGTTCTACTGAAAGTAGTTATTCGTTATCTGAATTAGGAAACATAACCATAGCGGGCAATTGGACAATTCTCAATCCGAATAATAACCCGAAAGTACCCAACGTCATAGAAAACAACTTACTTTTTGACAATAATGTAAACGGAATATATCAATTGATTTACACTATCACCGATCAGGTACCTGATGAATGCGAAAAAGAATTTGTCGTGATTTTGGGTATAGAAGGAGCTAAGTCAGCAGGTAGATTAGTGCAAGAGTCGTCAGCGTTTTGTGAAAATTTGAACGAGATTGTCGATTTAAGTACTTTAATAGAAGGTGCTTCTGTGGATGGAACATGGTTTGGAGTCAATGGAATATTGGAAAATATTCAGATACAAGTCAATGCTTTAAATATTGGGATAAATTCCTATGTTTACAGAGTGCCTGCGGGCGAATTATGTCCTGCGGATGAAATTGAAGTGAAAATCAATATCGTACCATCGCCGGAGTATATTATAGATAAGGAAAGCCCTAAGTGCCCAGAAGAAAATTTTGGTAACATCTCCATCCAACCCATTAACGATCCTAATTTAACTTTATTTTTAAATGGCAATCAAGTGTCGGACATCAGTTTGTCCATGTTGCCACCAGGCAGATATATTATAGAAGTATTCAATATTGAAGGCTGTTCTGGTGGCGAAGAATTCATACAGATATTGCCGGCACCTATTTTTTACACAGACATAGGTGAAGATATTTTGGTAACTATCAATTCTACAGTAGAGCTCGTTTTGGAAAGCGATATACCAGATAGCCTATTATTGAGTATCTCATGGGAAGATGATAATGGTTTTTTCAATAAAAGTGATAAAAGTGTATTATATTTAGTTGAAGGCCCAACAGAAATAAGGGTCATCATCACCACTATAAATGGTTGTGTGTATGAAAGGCTATTAAAGATAAACACCAGATTGCCCAATATAGTCATGCCCAATATATTTAATCCCAATGGGCAAGGAGCTAATAGAACATTTGGCCCTGTGGGATTGTCAGGAGATATCAATGTCAAAGAATTCAGCATCTATGATAGGTGGGGCAATCTCGTCCACAGTCAGCAGAATAAAAATATCAGTGACA
- a CDS encoding thioesterase family protein, with amino-acid sequence MQNKDDILRLYKSNIQVTVAWGDMDAAQHVNNIMYLRYFESARIQYMEDIHFGFGQNNLGVILAEVNVKYRIPVTFPDTLWVGTKTLIEITDESSLWTEQVIFSHAHQKIATISKARLVCYDYGQLKKAPWPKEVKQNILDFENEK; translated from the coding sequence ATGCAAAACAAAGATGACATCCTAAGACTTTATAAATCCAATATTCAAGTAACTGTAGCATGGGGCGATATGGACGCTGCCCAACATGTCAATAATATCATGTATCTCAGATATTTTGAATCAGCCAGAATCCAATACATGGAAGACATCCATTTTGGATTTGGTCAAAACAATTTAGGTGTCATCCTTGCCGAAGTCAATGTAAAGTATAGAATCCCCGTCACCTTTCCGGATACTTTGTGGGTAGGCACCAAGACCCTCATAGAAATTACAGATGAAAGCAGCCTTTGGACAGAACAGGTTATTTTCAGTCATGCGCACCAAAAAATAGCAACTATTAGCAAGGCCAGATTGGTATGCTATGATTATGGCCAACTAAAAAAAGCTCCCTGGCCTAAAGAAGTAAAACAAAATATTTTGGATTTTGAAAATGAAAAATAG
- a CDS encoding DUF2853 family protein has translation MSVLTKESKKTKLSKRSLSDQALIDIELFKNIAESLGPSIYLKEASNFDFTEVELKRIKDNFLIQKLKLKESKDLDIKFETATQEFINSNFKRERVYFYYLLVKRFNKEKVFQNQSTEEVSDKNELNRIIGSFKKAEKLRKKKNEDILTDFGQRFIENQKDLDQDIFEIVDKNFSSLY, from the coding sequence ATGTCAGTATTAACGAAAGAATCCAAAAAGACAAAGTTATCGAAAAGATCCCTAAGCGATCAGGCTCTAATTGACATTGAGCTATTTAAAAACATAGCTGAAAGTTTAGGACCATCAATTTATTTAAAAGAGGCATCCAATTTTGATTTTACAGAGGTAGAGCTTAAAAGAATTAAAGACAACTTTTTAATTCAAAAATTAAAATTGAAGGAGTCTAAAGATTTGGATATAAAATTTGAAACAGCGACACAAGAATTTATAAATTCAAATTTTAAGAGGGAAAGAGTTTATTTTTATTATTTGTTAGTAAAACGATTTAACAAAGAAAAAGTATTTCAAAACCAAAGTACAGAGGAAGTTTCTGACAAAAATGAATTAAACAGAATTATTGGAAGTTTTAAGAAAGCTGAAAAGTTGAGGAAGAAAAAAAATGAAGACATACTTACTGATTTTGGTCAAAGATTTATTGAAAACCAAAAGGATTTAGATCAAGATATTTTCGAAATTGTTGATAAAAACTTTTCGTCTCTATATTAA
- a CDS encoding 4Fe-4S binding protein → MQLYKSISITAHHHTESIKVGQKLALSLVGIGLLLQMVFWLTFKSDDAYLWLWSSIGLVTLGSLWYTFGQYKDTLPGIKNNHNWFSSLTSRRSFAWILAIFLTGFYVLLYWYPHLLGQGNDGTINTGLVGLFDPLSMFLKGKPASQWFVYGTIYTLAILLMGIKFIYKYRHSKYQVYRTISIMFFQTAIAFILPEIMQSLNQPYYDFKNIWPLNYYFFFDWNIDAMLAVGTFGYFMLFWGILSFLVITPVLTYFFGKRWYCSWVCGCGGLAETAGDPFRHLSDKSLKAWKIERWMIHSVLVFVTAMTVAVLVARFTGFRNIFLIDSGTLSSWYGFFIGAAFSGVVGVGFYPLLGSRVWCRFGCPMAAYLGILQRFTVKLPWNKEAKRMSKFRITTNGGQCISCGNCSTYCEMGIDVKAYAQRQEDIVRASCVGCGICSAVCPRGVLRLENL, encoded by the coding sequence ATGCAACTATACAAATCCATCTCTATCACTGCCCATCATCATACAGAATCTATAAAGGTAGGCCAGAAATTGGCTTTGTCTCTTGTTGGGATTGGCTTATTACTCCAAATGGTTTTTTGGCTGACTTTTAAGTCTGATGATGCATATTTATGGCTTTGGTCTTCGATAGGGTTGGTGACTTTGGGTTCTTTATGGTACACTTTTGGTCAATATAAAGACACATTGCCTGGTATCAAAAATAACCACAATTGGTTTTCTTCCCTGACATCAAGAAGAAGTTTTGCCTGGATATTGGCCATATTCCTGACAGGATTTTATGTGCTCCTTTATTGGTATCCGCATTTATTAGGGCAAGGAAATGATGGTACGATAAATACCGGATTGGTAGGGCTTTTTGACCCGTTGAGTATGTTTCTGAAAGGGAAACCAGCAAGCCAATGGTTTGTATATGGGACCATCTATACGCTGGCTATACTTTTGATGGGTATCAAATTTATATACAAATATCGGCATAGCAAATATCAAGTGTATCGGACGATATCGATCATGTTTTTTCAGACTGCGATAGCTTTTATTTTGCCCGAGATTATGCAAAGTTTGAACCAACCGTACTATGATTTCAAAAATATATGGCCACTCAATTATTACTTCTTTTTTGACTGGAATATTGACGCGATGTTGGCAGTAGGCACCTTTGGTTATTTTATGTTGTTTTGGGGGATCCTCTCCTTTTTGGTGATCACGCCGGTATTGACCTATTTTTTTGGTAAACGATGGTACTGTTCCTGGGTTTGTGGTTGTGGTGGATTGGCGGAGACGGCAGGAGACCCTTTCAGACATTTGTCAGATAAATCACTCAAAGCATGGAAGATAGAGAGATGGATGATTCACAGTGTATTGGTCTTTGTTACAGCGATGACTGTAGCCGTTCTGGTAGCACGATTTACAGGCTTTAGAAATATTTTTTTGATTGATAGTGGTACACTAAGTAGTTGGTATGGATTTTTTATAGGTGCTGCTTTTTCTGGTGTCGTAGGTGTAGGTTTTTATCCATTGTTGGGCAGTAGAGTGTGGTGCAGGTTTGGCTGTCCTATGGCTGCATATTTGGGTATTTTACAGCGATTTACCGTAAAGCTCCCTTGGAATAAAGAAGCTAAGCGTATGTCCAAATTTCGTATCACCACCAATGGAGGACAATGCATCTCGTGTGGTAATTGTTCGACATACTGCGAGATGGGTATTGATGTCAAAGCTTATGCACAGCGTCAGGAAGACATCGTACGAGCATCTTGCGTCGGATGTGGAATATGTAGTGCGGTGTGTCCGAGGGGCGTATTACGGTTGGAGAATTTGTAA
- a CDS encoding type II toxin-antitoxin system VapC family toxin: protein MKILLDTHIIIWFLEDNKKLKSDYLDLIVEPSNIIYFSPVSIVEMAIKASKNKLKYPEDIVKTCLDEGFEELVLSGKHSALLKDLPLIHQDPFDRLLLVQSKSENMFLMTEDRIFQQYDLNLIK from the coding sequence ATGAAAATTCTTCTGGATACACATATTATCATTTGGTTTTTGGAAGATAACAAAAAATTAAAAAGTGATTATCTTGATTTGATTGTAGAACCTTCGAACATAATATATTTTAGCCCTGTTTCAATAGTTGAAATGGCTATTAAGGCATCAAAAAACAAACTAAAATATCCAGAAGATATTGTCAAAACTTGTTTAGATGAAGGTTTTGAAGAATTGGTATTATCTGGTAAACATAGCGCTTTACTCAAGGATTTGCCTTTAATTCATCAGGATCCTTTTGATAGACTATTGCTGGTACAATCAAAATCAGAAAATATGTTTTTAATGACTGAAGATCGCATCTTTCAGCAATATGATCTAAATTTGATAAAATAA
- a CDS encoding type II toxin-antitoxin system prevent-host-death family antitoxin: protein MEIVNMHNAKSRLSELVKRVLSGEKIIISKNNEPIIELVVFKKEGIKRKPGALKGKIWCSEDCWDTDEEILDAIDSSEIFPL, encoded by the coding sequence ATGGAAATAGTAAATATGCATAATGCCAAAAGCAGGTTATCAGAATTGGTAAAAAGGGTCTTGTCAGGTGAAAAAATCATCATCAGTAAAAATAATGAGCCAATAATCGAATTGGTTGTTTTTAAAAAAGAAGGCATAAAACGAAAACCAGGAGCATTGAAAGGTAAGATTTGGTGTAGTGAAGACTGTTGGGACACAGATGAGGAAATTTTAGACGCAATTGATTCATCTGAAATTTTTCCATTATGA
- a CDS encoding FAD-dependent oxidoreductase, which produces MSKIIIIGNGIAGSTAARYIRKNSDHEITIISDETEFPFSRTALMYIYMGHMKFEHTKMYEDWFWEKNRINLLKSRVKNIDTQNKYVEIDTGNKLTYDKLIIATGSKSNKFGWPGQDLQGVQGLYHVQDLENMEDATQKGINRAVIVGGGLIGIEMAEMLHSRHIPVTFLVREESFWNNILPAEESEMINKHIIANGIDLKLREELQEIKGTDGKVSAIICKNSGEEIPSEFVGLTVGVSPNVAFVKSSVININRGVVVDEYLQTSAENVYAIGDCAELSNPNPGRRPIEAVWYTGRMMGKTVAQTICDKPTKYNPGIWFNSAKFFDIEYQIYGDIPAKTPENITSLYWQHPIENKAIRINYETLTGVVTGFNLMGIRYRHAVCEKWIADKTSIEKVIENLSLANFDPEFFDEYESSFVALYNHKNGKSLKIKSKRKLSLVEQFLFG; this is translated from the coding sequence ATGAGTAAAATTATCATTATTGGTAATGGTATTGCCGGTAGCACTGCGGCAAGGTATATCAGAAAAAACAGCGATCACGAAATCACAATAATCTCTGACGAAACAGAATTTCCGTTTTCCCGTACTGCCCTGATGTATATTTATATGGGTCACATGAAGTTTGAACACACAAAAATGTATGAAGACTGGTTTTGGGAAAAGAACCGAATTAATCTTCTAAAGAGCCGGGTTAAAAATATTGATACCCAAAATAAATATGTCGAGATTGATACTGGAAATAAATTGACTTATGACAAACTAATCATAGCCACAGGATCCAAGTCTAATAAGTTTGGTTGGCCTGGTCAGGACCTGCAAGGGGTACAAGGACTTTATCACGTGCAAGATCTGGAAAATATGGAAGACGCAACGCAAAAAGGAATCAATAGAGCCGTGATCGTAGGTGGCGGATTGATCGGAATTGAAATGGCAGAAATGCTTCATAGCAGACATATACCTGTGACATTTTTAGTGCGTGAAGAAAGTTTTTGGAACAATATCCTTCCCGCAGAAGAGTCTGAAATGATCAATAAACATATTATTGCTAATGGCATCGATCTGAAACTGCGTGAGGAGCTGCAGGAAATAAAGGGAACTGATGGAAAGGTATCTGCCATTATTTGTAAAAATTCAGGAGAAGAAATCCCTAGCGAGTTTGTGGGTCTTACAGTTGGTGTCAGCCCGAATGTAGCGTTTGTAAAGTCTTCGGTCATCAATATCAATCGAGGTGTCGTAGTTGATGAATATCTGCAGACTTCAGCTGAAAATGTATATGCGATAGGCGATTGTGCAGAATTATCTAACCCCAACCCAGGAAGAAGGCCTATAGAAGCTGTATGGTATACAGGCCGGATGATGGGCAAAACCGTGGCACAAACCATTTGCGATAAACCTACCAAATATAACCCTGGAATTTGGTTCAACTCTGCCAAGTTTTTCGATATCGAATATCAGATTTATGGGGATATTCCAGCCAAAACACCTGAAAATATCACATCATTGTATTGGCAACATCCTATTGAAAATAAAGCCATTCGTATCAATTATGAAACGTTAACAGGTGTAGTAACCGGATTTAATCTCATGGGCATCAGATATCGTCACGCAGTATGCGAAAAGTGGATAGCAGACAAAACCAGCATTGAAAAGGTCATCGAAAATCTTTCATTAGCTAATTTTGATCCGGAGTTTTTTGATGAGTATGAAAGTTCATTTGTAGCCTTGTACAATCATAAAAATGGGAAGTCTTTAAAGATTAAATCTAAGAGGAAATTGAGTTTGGTGGAGCAGTTTTTATTTGGGTGA